A portion of the Candidatus Nitrosotenuis aquarius genome contains these proteins:
- a CDS encoding cyclophilin-like fold protein — protein sequence MSAGTVSTTRMILEIRGKSKLDCELKRHLSPKTVGIIMRSLPLDGNAHFMGQNIVYFETKVNSGIERQKKEFKKGDIAFTPAGSSICLFVSDVVTSKPLTPIGKILTNVDALKDVTSGDVISLYLG from the coding sequence TTGAGCGCAGGTACAGTATCGACAACTAGGATGATTCTGGAGATCAGGGGCAAATCAAAGCTAGACTGCGAGCTGAAAAGACACCTCTCCCCAAAAACAGTTGGAATAATCATGAGATCCCTGCCGCTTGATGGCAATGCGCACTTTATGGGCCAAAACATTGTCTATTTTGAAACAAAGGTAAATTCTGGAATAGAGCGACAGAAAAAGGAATTCAAAAAAGGCGACATTGCTTTTACTCCTGCGGGCTCTAGCATCTGTTTGTTTGTGTCCGATGTTGTCACATCAAAGCCACTAACGCCAATTGGGAAAATTCTCACAAATGTTGATGCGCTAAAAGATGTAACGTCTGGCGATGTGATTTCGCTGTATCTAGGCTGA
- a CDS encoding MarR family transcriptional regulator, which translates to MGGAKKKGAAAMEKSQDDSKAKDAGGKKDKKDKKGEKTERKAEITVILAEDQALKLIKSNNYLTIQELAKQTGVKISAANACLVGLLKKGAVKRAGGFSGHWIYQSA; encoded by the coding sequence ATGGGCGGAGCAAAGAAAAAGGGAGCAGCAGCCATGGAAAAATCGCAAGATGACTCCAAGGCAAAAGATGCTGGAGGCAAAAAAGACAAGAAAGACAAAAAGGGAGAAAAGACAGAAAGAAAAGCCGAAATCACAGTTATTCTAGCCGAAGACCAAGCACTCAAGCTCATAAAATCAAACAATTATCTTACCATCCAAGAACTAGCAAAGCAGACAGGAGTCAAGATCTCTGCTGCAAACGCATGCCTTGTCGGCTTGCTCAAAAAGGGAGCAGTAAAGCGAGCAGGCGGATTTTCAGGGCACTGGATTTACCAGTCAGCCTAG
- a CDS encoding response regulator, whose translation MSEDYEPSIMIVDDSPFTRRAIRTIVEQNHLSNKIIEAGDGIEAVIKYKEFHPTLVTMDILMPKADGIQALRAIKKLDPNAKVVMVSSTGKIHIVQDAMRAGAIDYILKPFDSSQMAIALSKHGRI comes from the coding sequence ATGAGCGAAGATTACGAGCCATCAATTATGATAGTGGATGATTCCCCATTTACAAGGCGAGCCATTAGAACCATAGTTGAGCAAAATCATCTTTCCAACAAAATCATAGAAGCAGGAGACGGAATAGAGGCAGTAATAAAATACAAAGAATTCCATCCAACCCTGGTTACAATGGATATTTTGATGCCAAAGGCAGACGGAATCCAGGCTTTGCGCGCAATAAAAAAGCTAGACCCAAACGCCAAAGTAGTAATGGTCTCATCCACTGGAAAAATCCACATTGTACAGGACGCGATGCGAGCAGGTGCAATTGATTATATCCTAAAACCGTTTGATTCATCACAGATGGCAATCGCACTAAGCAAGCACGGAAGAATTTAA
- a CDS encoding cyclic nucleotide-binding/CBS domain-containing protein has product MLRAEQEDTISEIKSTDVIMVQENQTMQDAIFHMVANKISKIFVNNGQKPVGVISDKDIIRFLYIDRSKRKLDEIYASEIMNQICFVVDTMTCKQAAQMMMINKISSLGIGSKDRLEGIVTKSDLINYFVATDPGTSKVSDYMTVSFFAAPHHSKIHEILKKMITCDISRVVVTDNNNPLGIITNGDIFRTSLATDKLSIVHDSNYSDDDGLWSESGFVGAQITGEIMTEGLITIPSNYTMRDAAKLLLDEKIDSIGVQKDGEMIGILNKSNVLHALADLK; this is encoded by the coding sequence ATGTTACGCGCAGAGCAGGAGGACACCATATCGGAGATAAAAAGCACTGATGTCATCATGGTTCAGGAAAACCAGACCATGCAGGACGCAATATTTCACATGGTCGCAAACAAGATAAGCAAGATCTTTGTAAATAATGGCCAAAAGCCGGTAGGCGTAATTAGCGACAAGGACATTATTCGATTTTTGTACATTGACAGGAGTAAAAGAAAACTAGATGAGATCTATGCATCGGAAATAATGAACCAGATTTGCTTTGTCGTGGATACAATGACATGCAAGCAGGCAGCACAGATGATGATGATAAACAAGATAAGCTCACTTGGAATTGGCTCCAAGGACAGGCTCGAAGGAATTGTGACTAAAAGCGATTTGATCAATTATTTTGTCGCCACAGATCCGGGCACATCCAAGGTCTCTGATTACATGACGGTGAGCTTTTTTGCAGCGCCGCACCACTCTAAAATTCACGAGATTCTCAAAAAGATGATCACCTGTGATATATCCAGAGTTGTAGTCACAGACAACAACAATCCGCTTGGAATCATAACAAATGGCGACATTTTCAGGACAAGCTTAGCGACGGACAAGCTCAGCATAGTCCACGATTCCAACTATTCCGACGATGACGGATTATGGTCAGAGTCAGGGTTTGTCGGTGCGCAGATAACTGGTGAAATAATGACTGAGGGGCTAATCACAATACCCTCAAACTACACAATGCGCGATGCCGCAAAACTGCTCCTAGATGAGAAAATCGACTCTATAGGAGTACAAAAGGACGGAGAAATGATTGGAATCCTCAACAAATCAAACGTGTTACATGCACTGGCGGATCTAAAATGA
- a CDS encoding universal stress protein, with amino-acid sequence MADKIQKILVPLDGSDNSLRGLRHAITVAQPTGATITGLYVVNIHPKEVIRFNPQQRKKEISFAERVIAEATNLAARSGVNFKPKTDSGNPAEKITKMANDGDYDLVVIGSRGRGARKEMFLGSVSNHVLHKADAPVMIVK; translated from the coding sequence ATGGCAGACAAAATACAAAAAATTCTGGTGCCGCTGGATGGCTCTGATAACTCGCTTCGCGGCCTCAGACACGCAATCACTGTTGCGCAACCGACGGGTGCTACAATAACCGGGCTGTATGTTGTGAACATACATCCAAAAGAGGTAATACGATTCAATCCGCAGCAGAGAAAAAAGGAAATCTCTTTTGCGGAACGAGTGATTGCAGAGGCAACAAACCTGGCGGCAAGGTCTGGCGTGAATTTCAAGCCAAAGACAGACTCGGGCAATCCTGCGGAAAAGATAACAAAGATGGCAAACGACGGCGACTATGATCTTGTAGTGATTGGCTCGCGCGGCAGAGGGGCAAGAAAAGAGATGTTCCTTGGAAGCGTTTCCAATCATGTCTTGCACAAAGCAGATGCACCAGTAATGATAGTCAAATAG
- a CDS encoding threonine--tRNA ligase, which translates to MRILQLHCDSIEYNPTKKEIKSAEEITPEPKRLEEVVVVFVAIENGDDSEIAQKAISEIKTSMGKVGCKKLLLYPYAHLSSNLAAPSTALSLLKEMESLASDLEVSHAPFGWTKSYNVKVKGHPLAESSKVFSKDVAPHDHGHVHDDEGQASEALKSESKIKSFWYILSPDGTMTEVDKFNFAKHEKLEILAKYEAAKKRAVDEPPPHVKLMKKMAIADYEPASDSGNMRFYPNGRLIKSLLERFVTDQVKEYGGLEVETPIMYDSHHPSMESYFNRFPARQYNINTEGKQLFLRFAACFGQFLMANDFQISYKNMPMKLYELTRYSFRREQSGELVGLRRLRAFTMPDCHAFCTDIPQAIEEFRKRFDLSRNVLKEVGIDDSDYEMAIRFTEEFYNENKAYIEELVRKMGKPVLVEMWKERFFYFVLKWEFNYVDNLGKASALSTDQIDVENGARYGIRYFDESNTPHHPIILHNSPSGAIERVIYALLEKAALDQKEGRKAQFPLWLAPTQVRIIPLKDEFVKYCDDLADRLSSSDIRVDIDDRNETLGKRIRESETEWIQYTLVIGEKEIGKANLSIRDRKTGNVRELSFEEFVSEIKDQTKGKPFTKLNLPRYLSKRPQIMV; encoded by the coding sequence ATGCGAATACTACAGCTACACTGCGACAGTATAGAGTACAATCCTACTAAAAAAGAGATAAAATCGGCAGAAGAAATCACACCAGAACCAAAAAGACTAGAAGAGGTAGTTGTGGTATTTGTAGCAATAGAAAACGGCGATGATTCCGAAATTGCGCAAAAGGCAATATCTGAAATAAAAACCAGCATGGGCAAAGTTGGCTGCAAAAAGTTACTGCTATACCCATATGCACATTTATCGTCAAATTTGGCAGCACCAAGTACTGCACTATCATTACTAAAGGAAATGGAGTCTCTTGCATCTGATCTAGAAGTGTCGCACGCCCCGTTTGGCTGGACAAAATCATACAATGTCAAGGTAAAGGGACACCCACTGGCAGAGAGCTCCAAGGTGTTTTCCAAGGATGTTGCACCTCATGATCACGGACATGTACACGATGATGAGGGCCAGGCATCCGAGGCTCTAAAGTCAGAATCTAAAATCAAATCATTTTGGTATATTTTATCACCAGACGGTACCATGACAGAGGTTGACAAGTTTAACTTTGCAAAACATGAAAAACTCGAAATCTTGGCAAAATACGAGGCTGCCAAGAAAAGGGCAGTAGACGAGCCACCACCACACGTCAAGCTTATGAAGAAAATGGCAATAGCTGACTACGAGCCGGCGTCCGACTCGGGCAACATGAGGTTTTATCCAAACGGCCGACTAATCAAGTCCTTACTGGAGCGATTCGTCACAGACCAGGTAAAGGAATATGGCGGCCTCGAAGTAGAGACGCCAATCATGTATGATTCACACCACCCAAGCATGGAGAGCTACTTTAACCGCTTCCCGGCACGACAATACAATATCAACACGGAAGGCAAGCAACTCTTTTTGAGATTTGCAGCATGCTTTGGCCAGTTCCTAATGGCAAACGACTTTCAAATATCATACAAGAACATGCCGATGAAGCTGTACGAGCTTACCCGGTATAGCTTCAGAAGGGAGCAATCAGGGGAGCTGGTTGGACTGCGAAGACTGCGAGCATTTACTATGCCTGACTGCCATGCATTCTGTACCGACATTCCTCAGGCAATAGAGGAATTCCGAAAGCGATTTGACCTGTCTCGAAATGTCCTCAAAGAAGTAGGAATCGACGACTCTGATTATGAGATGGCAATCAGGTTCACGGAGGAATTTTACAATGAGAACAAGGCCTACATTGAGGAGCTGGTCAGAAAGATGGGAAAACCAGTGCTGGTAGAGATGTGGAAGGAGCGATTTTTCTATTTTGTGCTAAAATGGGAATTCAACTATGTGGATAATTTGGGAAAGGCTTCTGCATTGTCCACTGACCAGATAGATGTGGAAAACGGCGCTCGCTATGGAATTCGATACTTTGATGAATCCAACACTCCACACCATCCCATAATACTGCACAACTCGCCAAGCGGCGCAATAGAGCGAGTAATCTATGCGTTATTGGAAAAAGCCGCACTGGACCAAAAGGAGGGAAGAAAGGCGCAATTTCCACTGTGGCTTGCCCCAACACAGGTCAGAATAATACCACTCAAGGATGAATTTGTCAAATATTGCGACGACCTAGCAGACAGGCTCAGCTCATCAGATATTCGCGTCGACATTGATGACCGAAATGAGACACTTGGCAAGAGAATTCGCGAATCCGAAACAGAATGGATCCAGTACACATTGGTAATAGGAGAAAAAGAAATCGGCAAGGCAAATCTGTCCATACGTGACAGAAAGACAGGAAATGTCAGGGAATTATCATTTGAGGAGTTTGTCTCTGAGATAAAAGATCAAACCAAAGGCAAGCCCTTTACAAAACTAAACCTGCCAAGGTACTTATCGAAAAGACCGCAGATAATGGTCTGA
- a CDS encoding response regulator, with amino-acid sequence MNILVAEDSVAYGVLYQEIFQSKGHTVRLTFDGQECLSEYCARPTSYDMVILDYSMPKMNGLEAAKEIFAKNKNQNICFISSFGDELESKLADLEWGNRVHFVEKPFSSASLVKKVERQFKESGHKVIA; translated from the coding sequence GTGAACATCTTGGTTGCCGAAGACAGTGTTGCGTACGGAGTATTGTACCAAGAGATATTCCAGTCCAAGGGACATACAGTCCGGCTCACATTTGATGGGCAAGAATGCCTATCGGAATATTGCGCAAGACCCACATCATATGACATGGTTATTCTGGACTATAGCATGCCAAAGATGAACGGATTGGAGGCTGCCAAAGAAATCTTTGCCAAAAACAAAAACCAAAACATTTGTTTTATTAGCAGCTTCGGCGATGAGCTGGAATCAAAGCTTGCCGATCTTGAATGGGGCAACAGAGTCCACTTTGTCGAAAAGCCATTCAGCTCTGCCAGTCTGGTAAAAAAAGTAGAAAGACAATTCAAAGAGTCCGGCCACAAGGTCATAGCATAG
- the speB gene encoding agmatinase: MSYLDLYLNKDPLIISPGDAKTPVATVYGIPFDSTHSYKPGCRFGPDAIRKAFNNIEIFHPDLGVDLEGVAIEDLGNAMHTANVEEMLDMVGKLTAELTKKDRLLIILGGEHSLTYGTYMNVPKETGYIVFDAHYDLRDGYAGEEYSHASYLRRVVEKKGADKIIHVGARSFVKEELAFLKENKIRTITDRDIREGKGPKMVKDALSTFDKTYVSVDLDVLDPAFAPGVGNPEAVGITSRELFDMIYSMQDRKISVLDVVELNPTYDNGATASLAAKLLSTMVAMNFK, encoded by the coding sequence ATGAGCTATCTGGACTTGTATCTTAACAAGGACCCGCTGATTATCAGTCCAGGCGATGCTAAAACTCCGGTTGCCACTGTTTATGGAATTCCTTTTGATTCAACGCATTCTTACAAGCCGGGGTGCAGGTTTGGCCCTGACGCAATCCGCAAGGCCTTTAACAATATAGAGATTTTCCACCCAGACTTGGGAGTTGACCTGGAAGGCGTGGCAATAGAAGACTTGGGAAACGCAATGCACACTGCAAATGTAGAAGAAATGCTGGATATGGTTGGCAAACTCACCGCAGAGCTTACAAAAAAAGATAGGTTGCTGATTATTCTGGGAGGCGAGCACTCGCTGACCTATGGCACATACATGAATGTTCCAAAGGAAACTGGCTATATCGTATTTGATGCGCACTATGACCTGCGAGACGGATATGCGGGAGAGGAATATTCCCATGCATCATACCTGAGAAGAGTGGTGGAGAAAAAAGGCGCAGACAAGATAATCCATGTTGGTGCGCGCTCTTTTGTAAAAGAAGAGCTTGCATTTCTAAAAGAAAACAAGATTCGCACCATTACTGACAGAGATATTCGAGAGGGTAAAGGCCCAAAGATGGTCAAGGACGCACTCTCTACATTTGACAAGACCTATGTCAGTGTGGATTTGGACGTGTTGGATCCTGCGTTTGCCCCCGGCGTTGGCAACCCAGAGGCAGTAGGAATTACATCACGCGAACTATTTGACATGATATATTCAATGCAGGATCGAAAAATCTCCGTTCTGGACGTGGTGGAACTAAATCCGACATATGACAATGGCGCTACGGCATCGCTTGCAGCCAAGCTGTTATCTACCATGGTTGCCATGAATTTTAAATAG
- a CDS encoding CDP-alcohol phosphatidyltransferase family protein: protein MLNNFRESLKPALEKLGAKFGAIGLSPDFWTGVGLAFAFLSATAYGLNQYISPYFSAAIIGGVLLLVSGFFDMVDGQVARYTKKVTKRGGFLDSVFDKIAEVAIFAGLLVGGFAEPIWVLLAITLSLLVSYARSRAESLGIKLQGIGIGERAERLLVIAIIGMIPGLMPYAIGIVIVIAGITFIQRIIVTSKNIKED, encoded by the coding sequence TTGCTTAATAATTTTAGGGAATCGCTAAAGCCGGCACTGGAAAAGCTTGGCGCAAAGTTTGGCGCAATCGGCCTCTCTCCTGACTTTTGGACAGGCGTGGGTCTTGCATTTGCTTTCTTGTCTGCCACAGCATATGGCCTAAACCAGTACATTTCTCCGTATTTTTCTGCTGCAATAATCGGCGGCGTACTGCTTTTGGTTTCTGGGTTTTTTGACATGGTTGACGGCCAAGTTGCTCGATACACAAAAAAGGTCACAAAAAGGGGCGGGTTCCTAGATTCCGTATTTGATAAAATTGCCGAGGTTGCAATCTTTGCGGGGTTATTGGTGGGCGGATTTGCAGAGCCAATCTGGGTCTTGCTTGCTATCACACTATCGTTATTGGTAAGCTATGCAAGGTCTCGCGCAGAATCCCTTGGAATCAAACTGCAGGGAATTGGGATTGGCGAGCGCGCAGAAAGACTGCTAGTAATTGCCATAATTGGCATGATTCCGGGATTGATGCCGTATGCCATAGGCATTGTAATTGTAATTGCAGGAATAACGTTCATTCAGAGAATTATCGTAACGTCCAAAAACATTAAAGAAGACTAG
- a CDS encoding 30S ribosomal protein S26e: MPLKRASRGRRKGGKGSSDRIQCTNCGATVPKDKAKKVTSRLNLVEASLAKELRAQGAYIASPKVLKWYCVSCAIHFGILKIRSADSRRQTGKLY, encoded by the coding sequence ATGCCATTAAAGCGTGCAAGTAGGGGACGACGAAAGGGTGGAAAGGGCTCTTCTGACCGTATCCAGTGCACAAATTGTGGCGCTACAGTTCCTAAAGACAAGGCAAAAAAAGTCACATCCAGGCTAAACCTGGTGGAGGCATCGCTTGCAAAAGAACTGCGGGCACAGGGGGCATACATTGCATCGCCAAAGGTTCTCAAATGGTACTGCGTGTCATGTGCAATTCACTTTGGCATACTAAAGATCAGATCTGCTGATTCCAGAAGACAGACAGGCAAGCTGTACTAG
- a CDS encoding adenylate/guanylate cyclase domain-containing protein codes for MRKPIPVTLDKKLVSLVMAVSLIGIGVTIFFSFHYATIILGERATNQLIGEAAIRGSAIEGTMKSKIQEMQVITTNPMIKLLVSELNQIEDAQILAGTIAQKRMDFLIEVQAFEASIGGLDDLENVEIVGIDGERLFALINTKNKKDYLSDPIFVRGAKEPFTQIILGADGKRKIVTAAPIFEKPKDQSPSGVAIITANTNQIDSVLLNRKGLGQTGEAYLVSQYGYMISESRFIPNAPFVQKVDTEPLKHCLADGQIYFGIHNDYRGMPVLGASNCMKSLGMSMIVEIDEVEVFEPVADLRDKIIVLGAIITVVVGVAAYFLSKLISKPIIKLKNAANQVANGDFNVRTNIKTDDEIGQLSRSFDQMAEQIQDSLLKIKEREDIIKQQKDILLQFSQYSSNYCVCFVDIVGSTKLTSKLSDMETSKFYSIFLNSAATAITQNHGVVVKNIGDALLYYFPKTDSEEQTPFEEMLHCCMKLIEARTTINRALGAENLPEVSYRISAMFGPVRVAIVATSAIDDIFGSTVNTCSKINSLAKPNTLVIGESLYQKVKDIKGYKFEKIANYTIDAENKFAVYLVSQ; via the coding sequence GTGAGAAAGCCAATTCCGGTGACCCTGGACAAAAAGCTGGTCTCCTTGGTCATGGCAGTTTCATTGATTGGGATAGGCGTGACTATTTTCTTTTCATTTCATTATGCTACCATAATTTTGGGCGAGCGGGCAACAAACCAGCTAATAGGCGAGGCCGCAATTCGAGGCAGCGCCATAGAAGGCACCATGAAATCCAAAATCCAGGAAATGCAAGTAATTACCACAAACCCCATGATAAAGCTGCTAGTCTCGGAGCTAAACCAAATCGAAGACGCGCAGATTCTTGCAGGGACAATTGCGCAAAAACGAATGGACTTTTTAATCGAGGTTCAGGCATTTGAGGCAAGCATTGGAGGCCTAGACGACCTAGAAAACGTGGAAATTGTAGGAATTGACGGAGAGCGATTATTTGCACTCATCAACACGAAAAACAAAAAAGACTATCTGTCCGATCCGATCTTTGTTCGCGGGGCAAAAGAGCCATTTACGCAGATAATTCTTGGTGCCGACGGCAAGCGAAAAATTGTAACTGCCGCACCCATATTTGAAAAACCAAAAGACCAATCCCCTTCAGGCGTTGCAATAATCACAGCAAACACAAACCAAATCGACAGTGTACTACTAAACAGAAAGGGCCTAGGCCAGACAGGTGAGGCCTATCTTGTAAGCCAGTATGGATACATGATATCAGAGTCCAGGTTTATTCCAAATGCGCCGTTTGTGCAAAAAGTAGACACCGAGCCACTCAAGCACTGCCTAGCGGACGGCCAGATCTACTTTGGCATACACAACGACTATCGTGGGATGCCAGTCCTTGGCGCATCAAACTGCATGAAGAGCCTTGGGATGAGCATGATAGTAGAAATTGACGAAGTCGAAGTCTTTGAGCCAGTAGCAGACCTTCGAGACAAAATAATTGTCCTTGGCGCAATCATTACTGTTGTAGTAGGAGTTGCCGCGTATTTTCTATCAAAGCTGATATCAAAGCCAATAATTAAGCTCAAAAATGCCGCAAACCAAGTAGCAAACGGAGACTTTAACGTCAGGACTAACATCAAGACCGACGACGAGATAGGCCAGCTTTCGCGCTCATTTGACCAGATGGCAGAGCAGATTCAGGATTCTCTTCTCAAAATCAAAGAGCGAGAGGACATAATCAAGCAGCAAAAAGACATACTGCTACAGTTTTCCCAGTACAGCTCCAATTATTGCGTCTGCTTTGTAGACATTGTCGGCTCTACAAAACTCACATCAAAACTATCAGACATGGAGACTAGCAAGTTTTATTCCATATTTTTGAACTCGGCAGCAACTGCAATTACGCAAAACCACGGAGTCGTAGTCAAAAACATTGGCGACGCATTACTGTATTATTTCCCAAAGACAGACTCTGAAGAGCAGACCCCATTTGAGGAAATGCTACATTGCTGCATGAAACTAATCGAGGCTAGAACCACAATCAACCGGGCACTAGGAGCAGAAAACCTGCCTGAGGTAAGCTATAGGATATCTGCAATGTTTGGCCCAGTCAGGGTGGCAATAGTCGCAACGTCTGCAATCGATGACATTTTTGGCTCTACGGTAAACACCTGCTCGAAGATAAACTCGCTTGCAAAACCAAACACGCTTGTAATCGGTGAATCACTGTACCAAAAAGTCAAAGACATCAAAGGATACAAGTTTGAGAAAATCGCAAATTACACAATAGATGCAGAAAACAAGTTTGCGGTGTATCTAGTATCACAGTAA
- a CDS encoding PfkB family carbohydrate kinase, producing MKLGIFSHCTIDEINIGGNLYERPGGPACYCGVAAKNMGFDVELYTKFGPDYTNVEYLQKNKIKFENAQSQKNTTRFRLDISGAERTLWIKNLCDKIDYAKTKADGILISPVFDEISVEVLQKIKSDSGFVALDPQGFLRRKGPDGLVSFERTSLELDDITVLKSDPNEVYQLTGIEGIEGAKTLHKKIEHLLYTNKREVSLFYKNRQYSITLPNMDIYDTVGVGDIFTATYCCAMLKEKDALWALSFAGGAAQAALESKEVGLDKIPQRGQTQVNASYYYNIMKFKDV from the coding sequence GTGAAGCTTGGAATTTTTTCCCACTGTACAATAGATGAAATCAACATCGGTGGAAACCTGTATGAGAGGCCTGGCGGACCTGCATGCTATTGCGGTGTGGCTGCAAAAAACATGGGTTTTGATGTGGAATTGTACACAAAGTTTGGCCCTGACTATACCAATGTAGAGTATTTGCAAAAAAACAAGATAAAGTTTGAAAACGCGCAATCGCAAAAAAACACCACGCGATTCAGATTGGACATCTCTGGCGCAGAAAGAACACTATGGATAAAAAATCTCTGCGACAAAATTGATTACGCCAAAACAAAAGCAGACGGAATTCTGATCAGCCCAGTATTTGATGAAATATCTGTGGAGGTACTGCAAAAGATAAAATCCGATTCTGGCTTTGTGGCATTGGACCCTCAGGGCTTCTTGCGAAGAAAAGGCCCAGACGGGCTGGTGTCATTTGAGAGAACAAGCCTTGAGCTTGACGACATAACCGTTCTCAAGTCGGACCCAAACGAGGTGTACCAGCTGACTGGAATAGAGGGAATTGAGGGGGCAAAAACACTGCACAAAAAGATAGAGCACTTGCTATACACTAACAAGCGCGAAGTCTCACTGTTTTACAAAAACAGGCAGTACTCCATTACTTTGCCAAACATGGACATTTACGACACTGTCGGAGTTGGTGACATTTTTACTGCCACATATTGCTGTGCAATGCTCAAAGAAAAGGACGCATTGTGGGCACTAAGCTTTGCAGGAGGTGCTGCACAGGCTGCCCTGGAATCAAAAGAGGTGGGCCTAGACAAGATTCCGCAGAGAGGCCAAACTCAGGTCAACGCCTCATACTACTATAATATAATGAAGTTCAAGGACGTCTAA
- a CDS encoding NAD(+)/NADH kinase, with the protein MQIGISGVTPTDIAVKTIKTVLDDYGLSSRYVGYKPQKDLDCVIVTGGDRGVRNYFHKTQDAQVPVLGVGESESSGFLAQIDLKEFSSIVNRIKKLDYETSEFSRIAVKIDGKPAYPVLNDVAVFSSKSAMLMEHVLRVNHEEVWHDSSDGVIISTPIGSSAYSMSAGGPMIFQDSPVFGIVSVNSLDTTRRPLIVHDTSIIEVDDISSRLFCEVVMDGVDRFRINNTLECTKSVPSARVIKIKKDSTAVSALTKKVKLAEDLLNMPPSSKLLLKTLEFEGTMTQRDLVTKTLLPDRTVRLALRHLLDKGYVKKKISMRDSRQKIYEISKT; encoded by the coding sequence GTGCAAATAGGAATCTCTGGTGTTACACCAACAGACATTGCAGTAAAGACAATCAAGACTGTCTTGGATGACTATGGACTGTCATCTAGATATGTGGGATACAAGCCGCAAAAAGACCTCGACTGCGTAATTGTTACTGGTGGCGACAGGGGAGTGCGCAATTATTTTCACAAGACCCAGGATGCACAGGTCCCAGTCCTTGGCGTCGGAGAATCCGAATCAAGCGGGTTTTTGGCCCAAATTGATCTAAAGGAATTCTCCTCTATAGTAAACAGGATAAAAAAATTAGACTATGAAACATCGGAATTCTCAAGAATTGCAGTCAAAATTGACGGAAAGCCTGCCTATCCAGTGTTGAATGATGTTGCAGTGTTTTCATCAAAGAGCGCCATGTTAATGGAACATGTGTTGCGCGTAAACCATGAGGAAGTCTGGCATGATTCCAGCGACGGCGTCATTATATCGACTCCGATTGGCTCGTCTGCATATTCCATGTCTGCTGGGGGCCCAATGATATTTCAGGACTCGCCAGTATTTGGCATAGTGTCTGTGAACTCGCTAGACACCACCCGCAGGCCGCTCATCGTCCACGACACTAGCATTATCGAAGTAGATGACATTTCATCTCGATTGTTCTGTGAAGTGGTAATGGACGGAGTCGACAGATTCAGAATAAACAACACACTAGAATGCACAAAATCCGTGCCGTCCGCACGAGTAATCAAAATAAAAAAGGACTCTACTGCCGTTTCCGCGCTAACAAAAAAGGTCAAGCTGGCAGAGGACCTACTAAACATGCCTCCAAGTTCAAAGCTGCTGCTCAAGACATTGGAATTTGAGGGCACCATGACGCAGCGCGATCTGGTGACAAAGACCCTGCTTCCTGATAGAACTGTACGCCTGGCACTACGACACTTACTTGACAAAGGTTATGTCAAAAAGAAAATCTCTATGCGGGACTCTAGGCAGAAAATCTACGAAATATCAAAGACCTAG